Below is a genomic region from Halobacterium sp. CBA1132.
TCGACGACGCGGGCGAAGCCGCGCTGTACGAGTCGCTGGTCCTGTAGCGAGTACCGGGTGAGACCGCGACGTGCGAAGAGTTTTTCACTGGCACGTCGCTTTTGACCTGAACGAGACGACGCATGTCCGAGGACACATCCGACGAGACAGCGGGGGAGGACCAGTCGCCGCGGGACCGACTCGGGGAGGAGAAAGAGCGCGCCGTCGCGGGCTTCGACCAAGGAGTCGTCGACATCCTGTCGTGGGTGCTCGACACCGAGACGCGAGCGCGCATCTTCGTCTACCTCCGCCAGCACCCGTGGAGCACCAGCGAGGAGGTCGCCGACGGCACCGGCCTCTACCCGTCGACGGTTCGGGAGGCGCTCGCGGAACTCGCCGAGGAGGACGTCGTCGAGCGCCGCAAACGACAGAGCGAGGGCGCCGGCAACAACCCCTACGAGTACACGGCCATCGCGCCGAGCGACCTCGTCGGCGGGGTCGTCGGCCGCGTCCAAGACGAACTCAACACCGTGTTCAACCTCGACGCGCACCTCGGCAGCAACGACGCCGACACCGCCGACGAACCGGTCCGCATCGAGGTCGAGGACGGCTTCGAGGTAGAAGCGGAAGTCGGCGACACGGAAGCCGGCGTCGACGTGGACGTCGAAGCCGAAGCGGAGGGCGGCGACGGCGACGGTGGCATCGACGTGGACGTCGAAGCTGAGGGCGAAGTCGACGACACGGAAGCCGGCGTCGAGGGCGAAGCAGAAGTCGGAGATGTCGACGACGAAGACGAAGACGAACAGCGCTCCTGAACCCAAACTGGTAAACGCTGCCGGGTCGTCCGCCGGCGTATGAACGTCGCCCTCGGTGGGACGTTCGACCCGATTCACGACGGTCACCGCAAACTCTTCGAGCGCGCGTTCGAACTCGGTGACGTCACCGTCGGGTTGACCAGCGACGAACTCGCCGCACAGACGCGCAGCGTCGACCGCGAGGTCCGGCCGTTCGAGGCCCGCGAACGCGACCTCGAAGCCGAACTCGCGGCTATCGCCGGTGACTACGACAGCGAGTTCGACGTTCGGAAACTCGAATCACCGACCGGCATCGCCACGGAACCACCGTTCGACGTGCTCGTGGTCTCCCCGGAGACGAAGGCCACCGGCGAACGCATCAACGACATCCGCGACGAGCGCGGCCTCGACCCGTTGGACATCGAGGTCGTCGACCACGTCCGCGCCGAGGACGGCGACATCATCTCCTCGACGCGCATCGTGCAGGGCGAAATCGACGAACACGGCGCCCTCACCGCGGACACCGACAGTCCCTAGTTCTCACCACGTCGGCGCGTCGAAGCCGGCTTCCTCGAGGAGGTCCTTCCAGCGCTGCTGGATAGCGAGTCGCGAGACGTCGGCGGCCTCCGCGACCGCGGTCTGCGAGCGCTGGTCGCCCGCGATGAGCGCGCCCGCGTAGACGCTGGCCGCGACGACCGCGGGCTTGGACCGTTCGTCGCCGGGCACCGCCGACAAGAAGAGGTCCTTCGCAGTCGTCTTCGCTTCCGCGTCCAACTCTAGCTCGCGCGCCACGCCGTCGAGGTCGTCCAGCCACCGTTGTTGGTCGAACTCGTCGCCCGCCCGGTACATACCCGTAGGTTCGGCGCGCCACACCTAAATCTTCGCCGGCGAACTCGGGACAAATCGAGTGAATCCGGCGCGACGGTCTCGACAGTTCAAGGGTCGGACGGCCCTCGTGGCGACCACAGATGACGACACCACTCGCGTTCGCAGTCGGGTTCGTGGAACTGTTCGCCGGGCTGTCGACGCCCGCGCAAGCCAGCCCCGTCGGCGACTCCGTTGTCGTGTTCGCGGGGAGCCTGCTCGTCGGCGGCGTCGCCATCCACGTCGCCGCGAACTACGTCGCCGGCGCCGGCGAGTACGGGGACGCAGTGCTCACCGCCCTGTTCGGCGCTGTCGCGTGGGCGCTCCTCGACGGCGTGCCGCTGGTCGGCGGCCTGCTCGCGCTGGTCGCGTGGGTTGCTGTCATCAAGTGGCGCTACCCCGTCGGCTGGACGCGCGCGGGCATTATCGGCGTCGCCGCGTGGGCCGTCGCAACCGTCGTGCTCGCGGCGCTCGCACTCCTCGGCGTCGGGTCGCTGGGCGCGCTCGGCGTCCCGGGCGCGTAACGCAATTCTCATTTGACTGCCCGCGATACCTCGAAGTGCGCGCGGGTAGCCAAGCCAGGAAACGGCGCAGCGCTTAGGACGCTGTCCCGTAGGGGTCCGCCGGTTCAAATCCGGTCCCGCGCATGAGCGAACGCAGTGAGCGAAGAGCAGGACCGATTCGAACCCTGGAAGGCGAGCGAAGCGAGTCTTCCTTCGGTTCAAATCCGGTCCCGCGCATTTTCTGTTCGAGCGAAGCGAGAACGAAAATGCAGAGGATTTGAACCCTGCGATGAACGCGCAGCGAACGCAGTGAGCGAGCATTTCTCGCATCGGTTCAAATCCGGTCCCGCGCACTGGGTTCTTTCGCTGTCTAGTGGTTTTGCTTGTGCAGACAAGCATGACCGCCAACAGATACGAACGCTACGCCGTCGAGATCGACGACAGACGCGAGCTCAAATTAGTCCCGGAACCAACCGGGATTCCCTCAACGAAAAGCAGCTCATCGACTACGTGGAGTACCGACGCAACTGGGTCGAGTGGCTGCAAACGGTCGGGAAGAACTCCAAGACGCGCGAAGGCTACTCAGACTATACACCGTCTCACGCGCGAAACCGCCTCGATACCGGCGCCGGGTGCGAGCCGCGTCACTCACCCTAACCAGTCTTGATGCCGGGCTGCGACCGGTATCGCAAAGCTGGTCGTCCTGCTGGTACTGTTATCATAGCAATTCTCACAACGAAGAGCGTGTGGTAGTACGATCCTGTATCACTGTCGTGACCGCTAAAGAAGAGTAGAGGCGTCGTTGGAAGCAGTCAGTACTGGAAGCTAACTTCCTCTGTATTCATGAGGGTCTCATCGAACGACTCGCGAGCATTGGTCCGCTGCTTGAAGCCATCAGTGACTCCTCTTACTTTGATCGTCGGTTCGGAGTTCGGCTCGACCACGTCGATGTCCGGCACGAACGTCACAGCAGCAACCGGTTCATCATAGGTATCCCAACCCCACTGGTACGTCTCACCGTGATTATCCCAATTAGTATGCCACGAATTGCCGCTGAACGCCATGACCGCACCGAATGCGAGCATTCCGACACTAACGTAGCTACCCGCGACGTACCCCAGCGTGGCGGCAATCTCTGCGGCGATACTGACGAGCGAGGCGGCTTGTTCGGTGTTTAGCGGACCATCCGAGTTCTCAAGGGCTTGTCGGACAGCCGCTTCGTCGTCCACCTCGTCGTCATCGAGGTTCAACGCATCTTTCACCGTTGCCTCCGACGGTAACCCACCGGCCGTGATATACTCGTAGTCCACGGTGTCCGGAGCGACTGTGGTCGTTCCATCACGTCCAAGAATACCGAGGCCTGCCCCGGTAAGACAGCTTTTCTCCGCTTGCGTTACCGTCTCTCCATCCTTGTCATTTCCGTACTTGGCTTGGTGGATGGCGAACAGGTCAAGCTTTGCGTCACCGTTGCTATTGTAATCTCTAAACCTGACGGCCAACTGTTGTTCCATTTCCAGCCACTCCGTGTAGCCGCCCACGCGACCCTCCGAGACGTAGTCGTCAGTGCGTTTTGTCTCGGGTTCTAGTTCCCAGATTTCCCCGGGTGACGCAGCGAGTGCGGTTCCCGAGCTCGCGGTAGTGAGTGCTAGTCCGCCGATTCCCGCCGCTGCGGTACGCTTCAAGAATGACCGCCGTGTATTATTTTGTTCCGACACGGGAGGAAAAAATATATCTCTGATACTAAGTATTTTGTGTTTTTAATTATAATTAATATAATGTTTATCGGAGCCTCGTTCGCTGTGGCCGATTCGGTCCTCCTCCGAGGACTGACTCGCGCCGACATTTCTAGATAATCCCGCTACGTGAGCAAGCGGCGTGACTGCGAGACAGGTGCGAGCTAAGTAGTGCTTAGGACGCTATCCCGTAGAGGTCCGCTGACTCAAATCCGGGCCTCGCGCCACGAGAGACACTGCCCCTGCATTCCACTTTCACTCCGGTTGGGTCGACTTTTTGCGGTGCCGCGGCGTGTGTCCTGAGAGAGGCCATGTCTACGGAATCCCAGACGCTCGGTGTGTGCCCGGAGTGCGGTGCGGCTATCTCGCCGGGCGCGGTGCTCGTGGAGTACGAGCGCGCCGACGGCCCGGTGGTGTACGCGGAGTGTCCGGAGTGCGTGGAGCCGGTTCACCCGCGGTAGACGTTCTCACGCGCGGATAGCGGCAGGCGACTTCTCCCTCCCGAACCCTTTTGACTGAACAGTCAGTAAGTTCCGATAAGAATAGTATGGCGGCGCAACCGACCGACGAGATTCTGGACGCGACGTACCGCGCGCTCTGCGAGCACGGGTTCGCGAACCTCACGGTGCAGGACATCGCGGACCACTCGGAGAAGAGCAAGGCGACGATTCACTACCACTACGACAGCAAGCACGACCTCTTCACGGCGTTCCTCGACGACCTCTACGGCGACTACGTCGACCACCTCGACAGCGTCGAGGGGGAGACCCACCGCGAGCACCTGCTCGCGCTCGTGGAGTTCTCGCTGGCGGAGGGCGGCGACGTGCCCGGCATCGACTTCCGAACGGCGATGCTCGAAATCAAGGCGCAAGCGCCCTACGAGGAGGACTTCCGGGAGCGACTCACGAAGTTCGACCGCTACCTCGCGGACCGCATCCGCGACGTCGTCGAAGCCGGCGTGGAAGCGGGCGAGTTCCGCGATGTCGACCCGGAGACGACGGCGGAGTTCCTCGTGACGACCATCAAGGGCGCGCACACGCGCCGCGTCTCCGTCGACCACCCGCTGGATAGAATCCGCGAGACGCTCGTCGAGTACGTCGAGACGCGCCTCGTCGACGACCGAACGGAGGTGTCTGCCTGATGGGACTGCGCAGCCGCCTCGATTCGGTGTTCAAGGGGCCCGACGAGTTCGACCTGACCTCCGGGGGCGTCGGGAAGCCGCTGTTCTTCCTCGCGTTGCCTATCGTCGTCACGAACCTCTTCCAGACGGCGTACAACCTCGCGGACACGTTCTGGCTGGGCCAGTACAGCACGGACGCGCTCGCGGCGATTAGCTTCGGGTTCCCGCTCGTCTTCCTGCTCATCTCGCTCGGGATGGGCGTCTCGGTCGCGGGCAGCGTGCTCGTCGCCCAGCACACCGGTGCCGGCGAGGAGCGCGAGACGGAGTACGCGGCGAGTCAGACGGTGACGTTCGCCGGCATCGCCTCCCTCCTGCTCGGCGGCATCGGGTTCATCTTCGTCGAGGACCTCCTCCGCCTGCTCGGGGCGTCCGCGGACGTGTTGCCGCTGGCCACCAGCTACCTCGAAGTCATCACGCTGGGGCTGGTGTTCATGTTCGGGTTCTTCGTGTTCATCGCGCTGATGCGCGGGTACGGCGACACCATCACGCCGATGCTCGTGATGTTCGGCTCCGTCGTCCTGAACATCGTCCTCGACCCGTTCCTCATCTTCGGGTGGTGGGTGTTCCCCGAACTCGGCATTCAGGGCGCAGCCGTCGCGACGGTGTTCTCGCGAGCGCTCGCGCTGGTCGTCGGCATCGCCATCATGTTCGAGGGGACGCGCGGCGTCCAAATCAACCTCCGCGACATGGCGCCGGACTTCGGCTACCTCCGCCGACTCGCGCGCATCGGCCTCCCCGCGACCGTCGAGGGGACGGGGCGCGCGCTCTCGATGAACCTCCTGTTGGTGGTCGTGGCGCTGTTCCCCGACCCCGTGGTGGCCGCGTACGGCATCGGAACGCGAGTGTTCTCGGTCATCTTCCTGCCGGCCATCGCGGTGGCGCGCGGCGTCGAGACGATGACCGGGCAGAACATCGGCGCGGGCAATCAGGACCGCGCGGAGGAAGCCGCGGCGCTCGCCGCGAAAGTGCTGTTCGTGGTGCTGTCCGTGCTCGGGGTCGTGACGTTCCTCGTGCCCGAGCAAATCGTCTCCGTGTTCGTCGGCGCGGGCCAAGAGAACGCCGACCAAGTGGTCTCCGTGGGCGCGGAGTTCCTGCGGTACGTCGCGCTCACGTTCGGTTTCATCGGCATCATGCGGGCGTACACCGGGAGCTTCCGCGGCGCGGGGAAGACGCTCACCGCGGCTGCCATCTCCGTGCTGATGCTCGGCGTCATCCGCCTGCCGGTGGCGTGGTTCGCCGCGCAGGAAATCGGTGAGACCGGCATCTGGGTGGCGTTCGCCGTCTCGAACGTCGTCGGCGCGCTCGTCGCGTACGCGTGGTACCAGCGCGGCACGTGGCGGGACGCCGACCTCACGGAGTCCGACGTTGCCTCCCCGGAGGCCGCCGCGACCGACGACTGAGCAGAAACGACTTCTTCGAGGGGGTCGAAGCCCGACGAGATGCCCGATTGGTCTCGCCGACGCGCCCTCCACGCGCTCGGTACGGCGACAGCGGTAGCGCTCGCTGGATGCAGTAGCAGTGACGGCGAGTTTGAGGAGCCAGCCGACAGTCGACGCGGCGACCGAGTGACCGACTACGAACTCTTGACCGTGAGAACGTCGGGGGACGACGCGCTGTTCTGGGAGGGCGAACGCCCGACAAGCGACAACCGCCAGCCCGGCGGATACACCTACATCAACACGGAATCAGCCCTCAACGACGTGACGTTCGTGGACAGCGAGCCCGCCGGCAAGCTGGCGGCGTTCGTCCGCGAAACCGACTACGACTCCGAGTCGATACTCGTCCAGTCTCGGCCGGTAAAAGAGTGCTACGACCTCCATCTTCGCGGCGTGTGGCGCGAAGACGACGGCTTCCAGACGGCGTTCTGTTCGCGCCTTCGGTCCGCCGACGTGGCCTGCTCGAAGGGCGACAAACAGACCGTCGGCATGGCGATTCGGCTCCCGTTCGCGGAGGACGACGTTACGTCGATGGGGACTCGGTGGAGCAGCAGTTGCGACAGGCGTCCGGAACCGGTCTCCGCCGACGGGGGTGACGGGTCGTGACCGAGCGCAGTCGGCGCGCGTTCCTCGCGGCGGCGAGCGGCGTCGCGCTGGCAGCGACGGCGGGCTGTTCGAGGCTGCCCGTCGTCGGGAACAGCGACTCGGGCGTGGACTACGACGCCGAGCGACTGCAGTCCGCCGTCGAACCCGTGAACGAACCCGCGTCGCCGACGTACCCCGGTCCCGTCCCGGACGCGCTCGCGACCACACACTACGAGCGCGGGCGCGAACTCCTCGCTGCGGTGCCCGAATTCCCGGAGATTCCGAACGGGGTCGTCGCCGCCGACGTGTCGACCGACCGCGAGGAGGCCGATGAAGCGCTGGCGGAGCCGCCTGCTGCGGTCGACACGCTCGACGCGCTCGGCGACTGGCGGCGCTACCGCGTCGACGCTGCGACGGTCCGGGGCGCGTACGAGGCCGCGACCGGGAACGCCGACCGGGACGCGTTACGGCAGCGCCGTACGTCGATACGCGACGACCTTCACGCGTTCCGAGGGGACTGGGCGTACCGCGCCGAGAACGCCGTGGAAGCAGTCACCGTTCACCGGCGCTTGGAGACGCTCGCGGCGGACATCGAGCAGTCCCTCGTGGCCGACCGGCCGTTCCCGGACGAGCCGAAGCGGGCGGTCTCGGACGTCGGCTCGCTGGTCGGCGGGGTCGAAGCGGCGCGCGCGAAGGTCACGGACGCCGCCGCGCTGCGCGACACCTACCGCGACTCGTCGATGTCGGGCTACTGGAGCGCGGTCGCGACCGCTGCGGAGCGACTGCGAGCAGCCACTCGGTCCACGCGCATTCGAGTGTCGTCGTACGTCGACAGGGACGCCGAGGCGTCGGACTTCTGGCGGAACGTCGCGAACACGCCCGCCGAGCGGTTGTTCGACCTGACGAGCGGAGGCGCCCGACACGAGATGGATTTCGCGGAGTCGCGCGTCGACAACGCCGAGTACGCGCGGGCAGTGACCAGCAGCGGTCGCGCGCTCGTCGACTTGCTGGCGCTCGATTCGATTACCGACGCAATCCAGAACGACGAGTACAAGATGCCGCCGTCGACGGACGCCGTCCTCGACGCGCGCGAACGCGCCGTCGACGCGGTAGCGTCGGTGGACGCAGCGCCGCTGACCGACCTGTTCGGGTGGCGAGCGCGGACGGCGCTCGCCACGGGGGATTACCGGCTCGGTGGCTACCCCGAGTCTGACTACGAGGACCTGCCGGACCGTCGGGAGGTGCGGGACGCCGTCGCGAACTACGCTCTCGCCGTACACACTGCGAACGCGATTCCCGCGGTGACCGAACGTGTTCGCGAAGAACTGCACGCCGCGGTCGAGAGCGGCGCGTCGAACGCGTAGCGCGTTTCGAGGCTGCACTCCTGTCAGACGGGCGGCAGCCGGGCCGCTAACCTTTTTGCGCGTGGGGTGGCTTCCTCCAGTAAATGGCCAGGCCACCGGAACTCCTCGAGGACGTGCTCGACGGCATCGACGTGTTGCTCGTGTTCTCCCCGAGCAGCTCGTACTACGACCGCGTGAAGGGCGTCGAGGGAGCGGACGTGGTGGTCGTCGCCACGGAGAACGCCGTCGGCGCGGAGACGTTCGTCGAACTGCCGCTGGCGTTCGACGACGTCAAAGAACGCATCCGGTTCGGTATCGAGGGCGCGCTCACGGAGGGCGCCGTCGACGACGGCGACCAACTCGGCTGTGCGGCGCCGCTGTTCGGTGACGACATCGACATGGTGGCGCGCACGAAAGTCGACGAGTCCCGCCACTCGGGCATCTACGACCTGTTCGCGAACTCTCGGGCGGAACCCGGCGTCATCCGGGACGTCTTCGAGGTCGCCATCGAACTCGGGCAGAAGGGACAGAAGGGCGAACCCGTCGGCGCGCTGTTCGTCGTCGGGGACGCCGGGAAGGTGATGAACAAGTCCCGCCCGCTGTCGTACAACCCCTTCGAGAAGAGCCACGTCCACGTCGGTGACCCCATCGTGAACGTGATGCTCAAGGAGTTCTCGCGGCTGGACGGCGCGTTCGTCATCAGCGACTCCGGGAAAATCGTCTCCGCGTACCGCTACCTCGAACCCGGCGCGGAGGGCACGGACATCCCGAAGGGACTGGGCGCGCGCCACATGGCCGCGGGCGCCATCACGCGAGACACGACCGCTGTCGCCATCGTGCTCTCCGAATCCGACGGCCTCGTCCGCGCGTTCAAGGGCGGGGAACTC
It encodes:
- a CDS encoding phosphopantetheine adenylyltransferase; protein product: MNVALGGTFDPIHDGHRKLFERAFELGDVTVGLTSDELAAQTRSVDREVRPFEARERDLEAELAAIAGDYDSEFDVRKLESPTGIATEPPFDVLVVSPETKATGERINDIRDERGLDPLDIEVVDHVRAEDGDIISSTRIVQGEIDEHGALTADTDSP
- a CDS encoding TetR/AcrR family transcriptional regulator, translating into MAAQPTDEILDATYRALCEHGFANLTVQDIADHSEKSKATIHYHYDSKHDLFTAFLDDLYGDYVDHLDSVEGETHREHLLALVEFSLAEGGDVPGIDFRTAMLEIKAQAPYEEDFRERLTKFDRYLADRIRDVVEAGVEAGEFRDVDPETTAEFLVTTIKGAHTRRVSVDHPLDRIRETLVEYVETRLVDDRTEVSA
- a CDS encoding winged helix-turn-helix domain-containing protein; the protein is MSEDTSDETAGEDQSPRDRLGEEKERAVAGFDQGVVDILSWVLDTETRARIFVYLRQHPWSTSEEVADGTGLYPSTVREALAELAEEDVVERRKRQSEGAGNNPYEYTAIAPSDLVGGVVGRVQDELNTVFNLDAHLGSNDADTADEPVRIEVEDGFEVEAEVGDTEAGVDVDVEAEAEGGDGDGGIDVDVEAEGEVDDTEAGVEGEAEVGDVDDEDEDEQRS
- the dacZ gene encoding diadenylate cyclase DacZ, translated to MARPPELLEDVLDGIDVLLVFSPSSSYYDRVKGVEGADVVVVATENAVGAETFVELPLAFDDVKERIRFGIEGALTEGAVDDGDQLGCAAPLFGDDIDMVARTKVDESRHSGIYDLFANSRAEPGVIRDVFEVAIELGQKGQKGEPVGALFVVGDAGKVMNKSRPLSYNPFEKSHVHVGDPIVNVMLKEFSRLDGAFVISDSGKIVSAYRYLEPGAEGTDIPKGLGARHMAAGAITRDTTAVAIVLSESDGLVRAFKGGELVLELDPEEY
- a CDS encoding MATE family efflux transporter — protein: MGLRSRLDSVFKGPDEFDLTSGGVGKPLFFLALPIVVTNLFQTAYNLADTFWLGQYSTDALAAISFGFPLVFLLISLGMGVSVAGSVLVAQHTGAGEERETEYAASQTVTFAGIASLLLGGIGFIFVEDLLRLLGASADVLPLATSYLEVITLGLVFMFGFFVFIALMRGYGDTITPMLVMFGSVVLNIVLDPFLIFGWWVFPELGIQGAAVATVFSRALALVVGIAIMFEGTRGVQINLRDMAPDFGYLRRLARIGLPATVEGTGRALSMNLLLVVVALFPDPVVAAYGIGTRVFSVIFLPAIAVARGVETMTGQNIGAGNQDRAEEAAALAAKVLFVVLSVLGVVTFLVPEQIVSVFVGAGQENADQVVSVGAEFLRYVALTFGFIGIMRAYTGSFRGAGKTLTAAAISVLMLGVIRLPVAWFAAQEIGETGIWVAFAVSNVVGALVAYAWYQRGTWRDADLTESDVASPEAAATDD